AGTAGGaatagatgacctttaaaggtccattccaactcaaatgattctacaattctacgATATGACATTGTACCAAACAATAAAAACTCAAGAGAGTTttcctggaggtgctgctgttgtTTGGGAATTCTCTGGGCATTGATCAATTCATGGTGAGCAATTGGGTTGTGCATCATTTGTTTTGTGTATTCTTTTTGTTGCTactgtgttgggttttttccctttccctttccctttccctttccctttccctttccctttccctttccctttccctttttgtcACAGAATTATCTAGATCTATGTGCGTCCATGACAGGGGGACAGCAGAATCCAGAATCCAGAATCCAAGGAGTCGGCCttgggtctctcctgaggctctttgccacagaCTCCAAGTGGCACCTTTCTCATCAGCAacagtgtagaggatgttctttacatCCTGTCCCATCCGCAATGGCCCCAGGGCCATGGCTCAAGCTATCTTCTGCTTAATTTTCTCAtaagcctgctgctgctcagggccccatgtaaaatttttcttcttctgcatcaCCTcataaagggggcttacaatgaggatgtagtttggaacatgcattgTCCAAAAGCTCACTATGTCCAGAAAAGATTGTCTTTCTTGCTAGTGGGTGAAGACACAGcagtgattttgttgatcacgTCCGCTGGGATGTGATGACACTCATCTTACCACTTTATACGtaggaactgaatttctggTGTAGATCCTTTCACTTTGTTTCACTAAACAGCAAAACCAGCTTGCAGTAGAATTTGAATTATTTGGggtgtcaatggtttacaggctggttcagcCCGGTTTTGTGACTAATGGGGCATGGGACCCATGGATCCCATGGACCCATTTCACACCCCTGGAAAGGGGATAGGGAAAGGGGGAAGGGTAGAGTAATGACtgatgggcctaaaaacagaacagcagcaacaatctgaggaggaaagttaatttactaaatatggtatcggaatgcaagataacacaatatagtACAATATATAACTAGAACTGAGgctaataaattaaataaaatgagatagTGTCCAAAATTGAAGGCCTTACTCTGAATTGAAGGAAAAACGGCTGGGGAGCATACCCACACACTTCCAGGCAGCGAGAAAGAGAGCGAGTCCTGTGACTTGCCAGGAGCTTTATCTTCCCTTTGAACACtaagtcctctggggtatgtagttcttctcttctgagaatcAGGTATTTGGAAAGTCCATGGAAGTGgggcattaactctttaactcccagtgctttacatgatgttatgatgtggaataccgataacaaaaatcataaaaccattacacttttccttttcctattgGAAGGTATACTGATAGGTATTCCTTGTTGCCATTTAGAAACCTGCATTCTCTTTCTTAGCACATGTTTAGATGCAAACATAAGTAGATTTTATTTGGCAATTTATTagttagaaaattatttcttgcaATATGAACCAATACAAATGAGAATGAATAGCTGTTCAGAGGTACTGTCTTCTGACAAAGAAAATCTTGAACTGTTAGTCTAGTTTGTTATCAGTTTAAACTTAGTTGTGTAGTCTTTTTCTGTTAATGGGTGAAGCTTTTCACTTAATTGTGCAAATTTAAATTCTATGCTTAAAGGCATAAAGTAAAATTGTGTGGTTGGACATGCACATTAACATGAACAGTATTTTACCTTTTCAACTTTAACTTTTTTAGCTTCAGTAGTAATTTAGTTTTATTCTGTGAAGGTGCCTTACAATGAATGtgtagaaaaacagaaagacttGATCAAGAACTAGAGTTTGAGTATGTGTTCAAGTTTCTTTGTAAAATTAGAACCAGCTTTGCAAGAGAATGCTTCTTAACTAAAAGAGTTTATTATTTCTATAATAATCTGTTACCCAAGTTAGGAATATGAACTGCAGGCTGACCTGCTTGATAAGCTTAAAGCATCAAGGAAGTGAAATTTGACAAAAGATACTGTGGAACTCTGGTAAGATCTTCATGTAGAATGAAGGTCTGGAGGAGGGACAAGCTACTGAATGCattatgcattttgtttttaatggagtTATGATTACATCTTCAGCATTACTGATTTTGTatgctgtttttcattatttttcattattatttaagaCTGATTATGAGATTTTACTGGTGTGATTGCAATTTGTCTCTTTTGGAATTTAATCATATGTAGACTGCTCTGTGAGCTTTCGTTGTTCATGGAGACATTTTTCTTTGGTCATTGTCATTAATCTAAGGATGGATGTtgttttctggaaatgttttttcattttttagctGTTGCTTTTAAACATGCTAATTCTGTATATTTTACTGACAGTTAAATTTAGTGCATTGTAAACAGTATTTAATccagaaatttattttagaattagCTAACATTCTTGAAAATGTTAATTAGGCAACCTTCAAAATATCATGTTAGGAATGAGTATGTATATCATAACAtgctaaaataaatataatatacaTTTATTACCAATATACTGTTGCAATGCTcttgttttttccacttgtATTCAAAACTGTTggttagttttattttatttatatatatatacttttttaaacTGAGTAGAATAAAACTCGTGTAATGTTTTAGTGGTTTGAAATTGTGAAATAGCTTGGATGACTGTTTATCTGAAGAACTGATATTCACCAGTGAAAATCTTTCCATGGAAGTTGCgttaaaaaaaaactgcagaaatgcaaaaagtatatttaatatattttctgctttaaggAGTATCCCTTATACTGATTTTACCTTGGCGTatcatttttcttgtgctgtacTAAATAGAAATGTTAGAAGAATATTGTTGCTGCCATGTATCTTTAAAAACAGTTGAAGTCAAAGGTGCCTAGAAGTGAAATTTCCTTCAGGTGACAGAACAGGTTAGGGAAAACAAATGCCTTGAAGAATTTGTAAGCCACCACTAATATTTCCACTGACTTCTCCCTCCTAGGGTAAGGGAATTATATTTAgtgtgctgcagagagcaatgaaTTAGCAAAGTCATAATATTGTCAGGTAACATTGCTCTTTGAGACCTGATTTAGAGTTTTAAGAAATGAGTTTTGATGTTCATTGTTACAGCAGCTGAAATAGTTCTTTTGGCTTAAGCAAACAAGGTTTAGAAACTACTATTATGAAAGCAACTTTATGTAAAATGTTGAAAGTGTTTCACTAATTTtcagtgtgtatttttttctttttccagtacAGAGTAGAATTTTGAGTATGTCCTTGTTTAATATTATGTTTCTATCTGTGTACAGAAAGCATAGAAACAATGTGGGACCAAGCAAATCTATTTCTCAGCCACGAAGAAACATTGTAGGCTGCAGAATACAGCATggctggaaggaaggaagcgGACCCATAACACAATGGAAGGGCACAGTTCTTGATCAAGTTCCTGTAAATCCTTCTCTCTATCTTATAAAGTATGATGGATTCGATTGTGTGTATGGACTAGAACTTCACAAAGATGAAAGGGTTTCAGCACTTGAAGTCCTTCCAGACAGAGTTGGTAAgagtttttttcctatatatGTTGCCATTTAATAGTTAATGCTCTCCACTAATCTCTCCTGATTTTCCCCCAAGATAATATCAgaacatttggattttattAAATCACTTTTTGTCACATTGCAAATAATACAAATTTTCACACTGTAAAGTTCAAAGTTTACCCTATTAATTACTTATTTCTAAATGGAATAAGatcttgcttttctgcagagatCAGTAGCAGTCTCTAGAATGGGATTAGGGAGGACCAAACTCAACacttttattaataattttatagAGCTGTTTTATATTggcctctcttccttccttctcccttacAATACAAATATTGAAAATGCAAACATTATTCATTGCTATGGCCTATATTGGTCTCTTTTTACCTTgcattatgatttttttataaACGGTGGTGATAAGAGTgttaacatttcaaaataattcttaaagttctgcagatttattattttcagcTCTCTGGAATGGACACTGTTTGTTATGTGAATTGACTAACTTCCAAATTTATTTGCGAATTTGgataaagattatttttgatGAAGACTtgcatctgtattttttaatgaacttaCTTATGAACTGCTGTCATTTCAGCTTCATCTCGAATTAGTGATGCCCACCTGGCAGACACAATGATAGGCAAAGCTGTGGAACATATGTTTGAGACAGAGAATGGCTCAAAAGATGAATGGAGGGGGATGATCTTGGCTCGAGCTCCTATTATGAACACATGGTTTTATATTACCTATGAGAAAGATCCTGTCTTGTACATGTACCAACTCTTAGATGATTATAAAGAAGGTGACCTTCGCATTATGCCTGATTCCAGTAAGTTGGCTggttacttttttcttctggaaagtgATATCTCTCTTTGTATTCTTGTTTGgcttatgttttatttatggaAAAAGAGAGCTGACAAACAAGGGCCTTGATTGTTATTccctttttatatatatatatattttttttttttaatattgtacTCTCCCTTCACTTAATAAGCACTTCTCAGAGAGAcgattttgtctttaaaataaattattaattagaTAATTAGTGCTAcgcaatcatagaatcatagaatagcttgagttggaagagaccttaatgatcatctacttccaacctccctgccatggacagagatgccacccactagatcaggttgcccagggccccatccaacctggtctggaacacctccagggatgggacatccacaccttctctaggcagcctgttccagtgcctcaccacccacTGAGTAAAGAATTTGTTCCTAACATCTGATCTacatctcccctcttctagtttaaaaccattctcccttctCCTATCAGTCCATGTAaaaagtatcacagaatcacagaattgtaggggttggaagggacctctagagatcatcgaNNNNNNNNNNNNNNNNNNNNcaggggcctactgccccctgtcacgggcatagattgatctatTTAACTCCGTGACACATCAGTTGGTCTTCTCTTGTCAAATGATGCCATCACTttatcatagaaggccaccagattcAGATAAGttgtccttggtgaagccatgctggatATTGCAGATCAACTCCTTGTCTTGTATGTGCTTTAACATTTCTTCCATGGCCTCctcaggcacagaggtgaggctcactggtCTTTAGATCTTTGAGTCttcctttctacccttcttaaaaattgAAGTGAAGTTTCCCTTTTTCaagtcaccagggacttcacctgagagccatgacttttcaaatatggtggaaagtggcttggcaactacatcagcAAGTTCCTTCCagaccctgggatgcatgttGCCTGACCTCATACACTTGTACACGTTCTGTCTCATTAGGCCATCTTAGACTTGCTCTTCTCTTACATtgggagggattttgctccTCCAGCCCATGCCTAgaggttcagggatgtgagagaCACGAGAAGCCTGACTACCAGTGAAGACCGAGGCAAATAACttgttgagtacctcagccttctccatgtctgttgtgggcagttttcctttctcatttatcaCAGAGGGTACACTCTCCTTGTCCTTTCTCTTCTGACCAATATACCTGTAGAAtcccttgttatttttcacatcccttgctAATTTCAGTTGCATCcatgccttggctttcctgatctcaTCTCTACACATCCAGACAGCAGCCCTGTACTCACTCTTCCTAGGCCATatgtccctgcttccactgcctgtgcatttccttcttacacctcagtttgaccagcaggtccttgctcagccatgccAGTTTCCTGCCTCCCCTACTTGATTTCTTACACATGGAAATGGAGAGCTTTTGTGCTCTAGGAAAGGTGTCCTTAAATGATTGCCAGCTCTGTTCAGTTCCTTTGTCCCTAAGGACAGTTTCCTAGAGTATTTCTCCCACTAATCACTAATTCTTTGCTGGAGGCCCGGTATtctgaagttcagggtcctgactgGTCTTTTCCAGGCCCATATTCCTCAACTGGGGCATGGTTGCTACAGCCCAGACTGCCTCTAATCTTAAACTCTTTAATGAGTTCAtctgcattggtgagcaccaggtccagtaatgcttcacctctggttgctttttttaatacctggaccagaaagttatcCTCAGTGCACTCGAGGAGTCTACTGGTTTGCTTACAGCCTGCTCTTTTGCTTTCCCAACAGACATCCAGCaggttgaaatcccccatcagAGTGAGAGCCTATCAGCGGGATGCTTCTTGTAgttgaagcaagaaggcctcatCCACAGGCTTCCCTTGATCAGGCAGCCTGTAGTAGACCCTGATCAGACCCCAAGATCTCCTTCATTGGTCCCATCACTAATTTTTACCCACAAGCTCTTAACCTGTTCATGGCTGTTTCTCAAAGGCAGCTCTTTGCAATCTATCCATTTCTTAACATAGAGGGCAACACCTCTGCACCTCCTTCCATGTCTACCTCTTCTAAAAAGCTTGTAGCCCTCAATTGCACAGTAGAAATATTAGTTAAAATTCATTCATTGAGTTTGAGACTGTCTTCCTTCAGATGTGTCACTGATGATAAATACTCTGATGGCTGAGTAAACAGGTGGCACTTATTTGCTTAACCTCTAAAGTAATCTTAGGCttttagactttttttccagtctaaCGAAAAGCAACATATCTGTGGCTTGAAAAGAGTGAActccaaatggaaaaaaaatgtcctcCCCACTcctaaagaaacaaataaagctCTTTCAGAGTTGGCATCTCCAAATAATTTGTTCTctgtaaaacattaaaaatgattgtaaggtattttaaaattctgctttgctttcttccaccttcagaaaaataagggaagaGTCCTATATGCTTTCCACATTTAAGaattaattgtttttaatgtgctcttttttcccttgcacTCATCCTGAGACTATCTTCTATTTACCTCTGTTTCTAAGAGACTCCAAAGTATGAGCTACCTTTCCTGAATTTGGATCTTTTTCAGATAATGTGAATTGTGTCCTTAAGGATACTTTTGGCTAGATTTTTaccagaaaaaatatatatattatttgctagaaaagcaaacaatatAGTTAGACTTCAGCAACAGTATTAATTTCAGTGGGGAGTTAAAAGGCCTTTTAACAGCTTTATTGATTAAGGAGGTTACACTTAGAAGATGTGTTTTTGTTACAGTGGCATGCTTACATTGACATTTTGAATACAGTTTGTGGGGAAAGGGAGGTCTAGCATTCTGGCTTTTTTGTTAAAGAAACTCAGCGCCTTGTTCTGTGGGGGGCTTAAATTCAATTACCTACAAATATGTTCTGTAACTAGTGTGTGAACCTTCAtgtcaatatttatttttctagccAAGTGAAGTGATATTTTTGACTTCATAAAATTGAAGATAGCATTACCTTAAAGAAAAACTGTACTTTCTAAAAGCATGGCAATAGTTAGGTGTTTGAACAATTCATTTTAGGCATGCTCTGCATTTTAAACTTGTGATTACTTCTTATAACTTGTAAAGAAGATTGTAGTTTTctatactggaaaaaaaaaaacataaatgtcTACCAAAGGACATTATATTTTTGTATAGCAGATGATTCGCCTCCAGCAGAACGGGAACCAGGTGAAGTTGTGGACAGCCTGGTAGGCAAACAAGTGGAGTATGCCAAAGATGATGGATCAAAAAGGACTGGCATGGTAATTCATCAAGTTGAAGCCAAACCATCTGTCTATTTCATCAAATTTGATGATGATTTCCTTATTTATGTCTATGATTTGGTGAAGACATCCTAGATATCGTCATGAAATTTTGCCAAATTTGTGGAACtattaaatgtaaaatttgTAGACACAAAGACTTGACTGCTTTTCAGTTAAACAAAAGCTTAAATGTCCCTGTGAACTCACAGTCTCTGCTAGCAAACCTGTTTTGTTCTGAATGTTACAAACATTTATGTGAATGTGACAAATTTTGCATAAGAGAATTCAATTTCTTGATGAAAGTCAATATATTTGGGTAGGAGGGAGTTAAAAGCATAGAACAGCTGCAAAATCAAGCTGTGTAAAGTCAATCTAATATTGTAATCTAATTGTTTTCAtagatttttaacattttcttcaatGTTACACTCACCTCTTCCACTGCCACATGCAAATGTAGTTTGCTATTTTTATGTATTCTTTTGTAACATTACAAttaatttctttgctgctgGCAGTCTTTGTTTTCCAGGTTGAGTCAGAGGTGACTTTTCTCAAAGATTTGAATGGTTTATGAAGCAGTAAGGAGTGCCTAACCTAAGTAACATAAATTTACTGTGTttctaggctttttttttttacattaagcTTTTTAAGATCTTTCAGTACATGGAAACAATTGTGCATTTTTAGTAGTCACGGGGCAATAAGATATCAAGTGTTTGACTTATACACCTTTCAGTGAAAAGGCATTAAAGtgtaaaaatatgtttaatcTGTATAACCGATTCATTAGAAAATGCAGATTAATGGCCCATTTTTACAAGTTGTAGAAACCAGTAAAATAGACACAAAAAAGCTACCTTCAATCCTAAATGTTGTACTTTCTTTTGTTATACACATTTCTTAGCAAAACCCAAGTACTTGGTGCCACAAGTTCAACAGTATATATACTACTTAAGAAGACTTCAGTCTATGCATTGTCAATCAGTAGTCTCTCATTTAATGTTAGAACCTACCAAACTGTATATCTGTCTGTAGACTTAAAAGCCTAACAGTAGTTAATGTTTTACATGGTAAATACAATCTCAAGGGTGGAGATGGAGTCCTCTTACTTTGAAGACCTCCTTTAGAGAAGAAGTATTTATTGCCTTCTACTCAGTCTGCAGATGATTCTGTTTGAATCTCACACCCAGAGGAGTGGGATTTGAACCCATGCCTCCATGGGAGACTGTGACCTGCAGCCTTCTTGCTTTTGTTCTCAACCATCTTGGTTCAAGAATATATGTTCCCAATATATTGCTTTTCTGACTTTTCTG
The Meleagris gallopavo isolate NT-WF06-2002-E0010 breed Aviagen turkey brand Nicholas breeding stock unplaced genomic scaffold, Turkey_5.1 ChrUn_random_7180001957452, whole genome shotgun sequence DNA segment above includes these coding regions:
- the LOC100550847 gene encoding spindlin-W isoform X2, with product MSLFNIMFLSVYRKHRNNVGPSKSISQPRRNIVGCRIQHGWKEGSGPITQWKGTVLDQVPVNPSLYLIKYDGFDCVYGLELHKDERVSALEVLPDRVASSRISDAHLADTMIGKAVEHMFETENGSKDEWRGMILARAPIMNTWFYITYEKDPVLYMYQLLDDYKEGDLRIMPDSNDSPPAEREPGEVVDSLVGKQVEYAKDDGSKRTGMVIHQVEAKPSVYFIKFDDDFLIYVYDLVKTS
- the LOC100550847 gene encoding spindlin-W isoform X1, translating into MSLFNIMFLSVYRKHRNNVGPSKSISQPRRNIVGCRIQHGWKEGSGPITQWKGTVLDQVPVNPSLYLIKYDGFDCVYGLELHKDERVSALEVLPDRVASSRISDAHLADTMIGKAVEHMFETENGSKDEWRGMILARAPIMNTWFYITYEKDPVLYMYQLLDDYKEGDLRIMPDSTDDSPPAEREPGEVVDSLVGKQVEYAKDDGSKRTGMVIHQVEAKPSVYFIKFDDDFLIYVYDLVKTS